One window from the genome of Roseisolibacter agri encodes:
- a CDS encoding glycoside hydrolase family 28 protein, protein MPTRRDLLRAGLAVGAGTALGLPRVDAGAQTPAPAPDDDARELAAILARIRPPTFPARDFAVTAFGGVADGATDCRPAIARAVAAANAAGGGRVVVSKGAWRCDGPIHLKSRVELHLAEGATVRFSADPAHYLPLVLTRWEGTECLNYSPLVYAYQATGVAITGRGTLDGNGKATFAGWRARQDADVNRLRQMGIDGVPVHERVFGPGHFLRPGMIQLWGCRDVLLEGFSVVDAPFWGIHPVYCQNVTVRGVTVRSHNPNNDGIDPESSTDVLVEKCTFDTGDDCIAIKSGRDQDGWRVGQASENIVLRDCDMTSLKAALCLGSEMSGGIRNVFLHDVRVGSTFTGIYFKTNLDRGGSITHVRIRDVTMREAELFVNFTTAYQGYRGGKFPPDVRDVRIERVTCERAKTGIRAVGVPDAPLRDLVLRDVAVRATPAPHEIRHVTGLRLENVRLNGAPLALPATIG, encoded by the coding sequence ATGCCGACGCGCCGCGACCTGCTGCGCGCCGGCCTGGCGGTCGGCGCGGGCACCGCGCTCGGGCTCCCGCGCGTGGACGCGGGCGCGCAGACGCCGGCGCCTGCGCCCGACGACGACGCGCGCGAGCTGGCGGCGATCCTGGCGCGCATCCGCCCGCCGACGTTCCCCGCGCGCGACTTCGCGGTGACGGCGTTCGGCGGCGTGGCCGACGGCGCGACCGACTGCCGCCCCGCGATCGCGCGCGCCGTCGCCGCCGCCAACGCGGCCGGCGGCGGACGCGTGGTGGTGTCGAAGGGCGCGTGGCGGTGCGACGGCCCGATCCACCTCAAGAGCCGCGTCGAGCTGCACCTGGCCGAGGGCGCGACGGTGCGCTTCAGCGCCGATCCCGCGCACTACCTGCCGCTCGTGCTCACGCGGTGGGAGGGGACGGAGTGCCTCAACTACTCGCCGCTCGTCTACGCCTACCAGGCGACCGGCGTCGCGATCACCGGGCGCGGGACGCTCGACGGGAACGGCAAGGCCACCTTCGCCGGCTGGCGCGCGCGGCAGGACGCGGACGTGAACCGGCTGCGGCAGATGGGGATCGACGGCGTGCCGGTCCACGAGCGCGTCTTCGGCCCCGGGCACTTCCTGCGCCCCGGCATGATCCAGCTGTGGGGCTGCCGCGACGTGCTGCTGGAGGGCTTCTCCGTCGTCGACGCGCCGTTCTGGGGGATCCACCCGGTCTACTGCCAGAACGTGACCGTGCGCGGCGTGACCGTGCGCAGCCACAACCCGAACAACGACGGCATCGATCCCGAGTCGTCGACGGACGTGCTGGTGGAGAAGTGCACCTTCGACACCGGCGACGACTGCATCGCCATCAAGTCGGGGCGCGACCAGGACGGGTGGCGCGTGGGCCAGGCGTCGGAGAACATCGTCCTCCGCGACTGCGACATGACGTCGCTGAAGGCGGCGCTCTGCCTGGGCAGCGAGATGTCGGGCGGGATCCGCAACGTCTTCCTGCACGACGTCCGCGTGGGCTCGACCTTCACGGGCATCTACTTCAAGACGAACCTCGACCGCGGCGGGTCGATCACGCACGTGCGCATCCGCGACGTGACGATGCGCGAGGCCGAGTTGTTCGTGAACTTCACGACGGCCTACCAGGGCTACCGGGGCGGGAAGTTCCCGCCCGACGTCCGCGACGTGCGCATCGAGCGCGTGACGTGCGAGCGCGCGAAGACCGGCATCCGCGCCGTCGGCGTGCCGGACGCGCCCCTGCGCGACCTGGTGCTGCGCGACGTCGCCGTCCGCGCGACGCCCGCCCCGCACGAGATCCGGCACGTCACGGGCCTGCGCCTGGAGAACGTGCGCCTCAACGGCGCGCCGCTGGCGCTGCCGGCGACGATCGGCTGA
- a CDS encoding sugar kinase has translation MKRVVTFGEVLMRLSPPGHERLFQSPTLRTYFGGSEANTAASLAHFGARVEHVTRVPSNALGDAALAALRAEGVGVRACARGGARMGLYFVEGGADVRPLRVVYDRAGSAFSEIEPEHVHWDAVLRGAEWFHVSGITPALGEGPLRSVHAALNAARAASVPVSLDLNFRPALWVGRDPKPILQPIAKRAQLLIANPGAIETMLGITTAGTIPEPPEALRATAEKVHELFGCTRVAITQRETISASEHGWQAFLWDAADGAMHEGGRHQVQVVDRVGGGDSFVAGLLHALLEGRSPAHAVRFATAASALKLTIPGDFNRVTADEVERLLSSHR, from the coding sequence ATGAAGCGCGTCGTCACCTTCGGCGAGGTGCTGATGCGCCTCTCGCCGCCCGGGCACGAGCGGCTGTTCCAGTCGCCGACGCTGCGCACCTACTTCGGCGGCAGCGAGGCGAACACCGCGGCGAGCCTGGCGCACTTCGGCGCGCGCGTGGAGCACGTGACGCGCGTCCCGTCGAACGCCCTGGGCGACGCGGCGCTGGCCGCGCTCCGCGCCGAGGGCGTCGGCGTGCGCGCGTGCGCGCGCGGCGGCGCGCGCATGGGCCTCTACTTCGTGGAGGGCGGCGCCGACGTGCGGCCGCTGCGCGTGGTGTACGACCGCGCGGGCAGCGCGTTCTCGGAGATCGAGCCGGAGCACGTGCACTGGGACGCCGTGCTGCGCGGCGCCGAGTGGTTCCACGTCTCGGGCATCACGCCGGCGCTGGGCGAGGGGCCGCTGCGCTCCGTGCACGCGGCGCTGAACGCCGCGCGCGCCGCGTCGGTCCCGGTGAGCCTCGACCTCAACTTCCGCCCCGCGCTCTGGGTGGGCCGCGACCCGAAGCCGATCCTGCAGCCGATCGCGAAGCGCGCGCAGCTGCTGATCGCGAATCCCGGCGCGATCGAGACGATGCTCGGCATCACGACCGCGGGCACGATCCCCGAGCCGCCCGAGGCGCTGCGCGCGACCGCCGAGAAGGTGCACGAGCTGTTCGGGTGCACGCGGGTCGCGATCACGCAGCGCGAGACGATCTCGGCGAGCGAGCACGGGTGGCAGGCGTTCCTGTGGGATGCCGCGGACGGCGCGATGCACGAGGGCGGGCGGCACCAGGTGCAGGTGGTGGACCGCGTGGGCGGCGGCGACAGCTTCGTCGCGGGCCTGCTGCACGCGCTGCTCGAGGGCCGGTCGCCGGCCCACGCGGTGCGCTTCGCCACGGCGGCGAGCGCGCTCAAGCTCACGATCCCCGGAGACTTCAACCGCGTGACGGCGGACGAGGTCGAGCGGCTCCTCTCCTCCCACCGGTAG
- a CDS encoding UxaA family hydrolase: MSAETHTPAELVGLRTSDRAVAPAAPPATGPAAVRVHPDDDVAVLVRGLPAGSEVEVEGVRVTLAEDVPAGHKVALRALAAGQAVHKYGMPIGAVTTDVAAGTWLHSHNLKTRLEGTLDYTFDASVARGAAAVAPTTLTFDGYRRADGRVGTRNEVWIINTVGCVNTAAERIAREAAARYAGAVDGVHAFAHPYGCSQLGDDLRNTQAVLAGLLRHPNAGGVLVLGLGCENNQMDQLLAAAGDGVDRTRLRFFNTQDVVDEVEAGVDAVGELVARMASDRREPCPVSDLVLGHKCGGSDGFSGISANPLLGRLADRLTAMGGRVILTEVPEMFGAEQVLMDRAADRETFDALVAMVNDFKEYFLRHGQPVYENPSPGNKAGGLTTLEEKSLGAIQKGGRATVTDVRRYGAPVRRAGLTLLEAPGNDGVSSTAMTASGATVLLFTTGRGTPLGFPVPTVKVSSNSDIARRKPHWIDFDAGRVLDGSATLDQLCDELLATVIDVASGRRLANNERHGYREIAIWKEGVTL, translated from the coding sequence ATGAGCGCAGAGACGCACACGCCCGCGGAGCTGGTCGGGCTCCGCACCTCCGATCGCGCGGTGGCGCCCGCCGCGCCGCCCGCCACGGGCCCGGCCGCCGTGCGCGTGCATCCGGACGACGACGTCGCAGTCCTTGTCCGCGGATTGCCCGCCGGCAGCGAGGTCGAGGTGGAGGGCGTGCGCGTCACGCTGGCGGAGGACGTGCCCGCGGGCCACAAGGTCGCGCTGCGCGCGCTGGCCGCGGGCCAGGCGGTGCACAAGTACGGCATGCCGATCGGCGCGGTGACGACGGACGTGGCGGCGGGCACCTGGCTGCACTCGCACAACCTGAAGACGCGGCTGGAAGGAACGCTCGACTACACGTTCGACGCGAGCGTCGCGCGCGGCGCGGCGGCCGTCGCGCCCACGACGCTCACCTTCGACGGCTACCGCCGCGCCGACGGGCGCGTGGGCACGCGCAACGAGGTCTGGATCATCAACACGGTCGGCTGCGTGAACACGGCGGCCGAGCGGATCGCGCGCGAGGCGGCGGCGCGCTACGCGGGTGCGGTGGACGGCGTGCACGCCTTCGCGCACCCGTACGGCTGCAGCCAGCTCGGCGACGACCTGCGCAACACGCAGGCGGTGCTCGCCGGCCTGCTGCGCCATCCCAACGCCGGCGGCGTGCTGGTGCTCGGCCTCGGCTGCGAGAACAACCAGATGGACCAGCTGCTCGCCGCCGCGGGTGACGGCGTCGATCGCACGCGGCTCCGCTTCTTCAACACGCAGGACGTCGTCGACGAGGTCGAGGCGGGCGTCGACGCGGTGGGCGAGCTGGTGGCGCGCATGGCGTCCGACCGCCGCGAGCCCTGCCCCGTCAGCGATCTCGTGCTCGGCCACAAGTGCGGCGGCTCGGACGGCTTCAGCGGCATCAGCGCCAACCCGCTGCTCGGCCGCCTGGCCGACCGGCTGACGGCGATGGGCGGCCGCGTGATCCTCACCGAGGTCCCGGAGATGTTCGGGGCCGAGCAGGTGCTGATGGACCGCGCGGCGGACCGCGAGACGTTCGACGCGCTCGTGGCGATGGTCAACGACTTCAAGGAGTACTTCCTTCGCCACGGCCAGCCCGTGTACGAGAACCCGTCGCCCGGCAACAAGGCGGGCGGGCTGACGACGCTGGAGGAGAAGTCGCTCGGCGCGATCCAGAAGGGCGGGCGCGCGACCGTGACCGACGTGCGCCGCTACGGGGCGCCCGTGCGGCGCGCGGGGCTTACGTTGCTGGAGGCGCCGGGCAACGACGGCGTCTCGTCGACGGCGATGACCGCCAGCGGAGCCACCGTGCTGCTGTTCACCACGGGCCGCGGCACGCCGCTCGGCTTTCCCGTGCCCACGGTGAAGGTGAGCTCCAACTCGGACATCGCACGCCGCAAGCCGCACTGGATCGACTTCGACGCCGGCCGCGTGCTGGACGGCAGCGCGACGCTCGACCAGCTGTGCGACGAGCTGCTGGCCACCGTCATCGACGTCGCGTCGGGGCGTCGGCTCGCGAACAACGAGCGCCACGGCTACCGCGAGATCGCGATCTGGAAGGAAGGGGTGACGCTCTGA
- a CDS encoding tagaturonate reductase, translated as MSATSSHATLPTLTRALALSGLPAVDLPPAGTLTLPETAVQFGTGAFLRGFVDHFVDAANRRGEFNGRVVAVGSTGSGRDRAFTDQDGLYTLVARGLSQGAAREEIRVVGAVSRALSAATEWDEVLKVARAPQLRVVFSNTTEVGIALDEGDRFDLEPPRSFPGKLTRFLFERARAFDFAAERGVVVVPCELIEDNGHRLREIVLALADRWALGADFRAWIEQAVPFCNTLVDRIVPGAPADEDAAALRASLGYRDELLTACELYRLFVIEGDPSLPSGQAKALRDRLGFVDADPGVVITDDARPYRERKVRLLNGAHTITVSLALLAGCETVRDAMTHELVGPFVRRVMLDEIAPTLQDPAAEAFALAVLDRFANPYIRHALFDITLQATMKMRVRVVPTIERSVARTGRAPALLSLGLAAFLLFARGDLQERRRIAGLAVPADEQRDRLCTLWATHAPDAVAGAALSDATLWGTDLTQVPGLLDAVRDALARLLSDGVERTLEAHLAASLPTT; from the coding sequence ATGTCGGCGACGTCGTCGCACGCCACCCTGCCGACGCTCACGCGCGCGCTGGCCCTCTCCGGCCTCCCGGCCGTGGACCTGCCGCCGGCGGGCACGCTGACGCTGCCCGAGACCGCGGTGCAGTTCGGGACGGGCGCGTTCCTGCGCGGCTTCGTCGACCACTTCGTCGACGCCGCCAATCGCCGCGGGGAGTTCAACGGCCGCGTCGTCGCCGTGGGCTCCACGGGGAGTGGGCGCGACCGCGCGTTCACCGACCAGGACGGGCTGTACACGCTCGTCGCGCGCGGGCTGTCGCAGGGCGCCGCGCGCGAGGAGATCCGCGTCGTGGGCGCGGTGAGCCGCGCGCTCTCCGCCGCCACCGAGTGGGACGAGGTGCTGAAGGTCGCGCGTGCGCCGCAGCTGCGCGTCGTCTTCTCCAACACCACCGAGGTCGGCATCGCGCTCGACGAGGGCGACCGATTCGACCTGGAGCCGCCGCGCTCCTTTCCCGGCAAGCTGACGCGCTTCCTGTTCGAGCGCGCGCGCGCGTTCGACTTCGCGGCCGAGCGTGGGGTGGTCGTGGTGCCGTGCGAGCTGATCGAGGACAACGGCCACCGGCTGCGCGAGATCGTGCTGGCGCTGGCCGACCGCTGGGCGCTCGGCGCCGACTTCCGCGCCTGGATCGAGCAGGCGGTGCCGTTCTGCAACACGCTGGTCGATCGCATCGTCCCCGGCGCGCCGGCCGACGAGGATGCGGCCGCCCTGCGAGCGTCGCTCGGCTACCGCGACGAGCTGCTGACCGCGTGCGAGCTGTATCGCCTGTTCGTGATCGAGGGCGATCCCTCGCTTCCCTCGGGACAGGCTAAAGCGCTGCGCGACCGCCTGGGCTTCGTCGACGCGGACCCGGGTGTCGTCATCACCGACGACGCGCGGCCATACCGAGAGCGGAAGGTGCGGCTGCTGAACGGCGCGCACACCATCACCGTGTCGCTGGCGCTGCTGGCCGGCTGCGAGACGGTGCGCGACGCGATGACGCACGAGCTGGTCGGCCCGTTCGTGCGCCGCGTGATGCTCGACGAGATCGCGCCCACGCTGCAGGATCCCGCGGCGGAGGCGTTCGCGCTCGCGGTGCTGGACCGCTTCGCCAACCCGTACATCCGCCACGCGCTGTTCGACATCACGCTGCAGGCGACGATGAAGATGCGCGTGCGCGTGGTGCCCACCATCGAGCGCTCCGTCGCGCGCACCGGGCGCGCGCCCGCGCTGCTGTCGCTCGGCCTCGCGGCGTTCCTGCTGTTCGCGCGCGGCGACCTGCAGGAGCGGCGCCGCATCGCCGGCCTCGCGGTCCCCGCCGACGAGCAGCGCGACCGCCTCTGCACGCTGTGGGCGACGCACGCGCCCGACGCCGTCGCGGGCGCCGCGCTGTCGGACGCGACGCTGTGGGGTACCGACCTGACGCAGGTCCCCGGGCTGCTCGACGCGGTGCGCGACGCGCTGGCCCGCCTCCTCTCCGACGGCGTCGAGCGCACGCTCGAGGCCCATCTCGCCGCCTCCCTCCCGACGACGTGA
- a CDS encoding bifunctional 4-hydroxy-2-oxoglutarate aldolase/2-dehydro-3-deoxy-phosphogluconate aldolase produces MHPAPHADARRRIVDDLVARGAVAVVRLPDAERALAVVDALAAGGVTAIELTLTTPGALELIATLRKAGGDALLVGAGSVLDADTARRAVEAGATYVVSPVFRAEVVAESHRQGVPAMPGAYTPTEILTAHEAGADVVKVFPADTLGPAYLKGVMAPMPFLRLMPTGGVTPANVGDWLRAGAVAAGLGSALVDAKLVAANDMAAITARARQTSENVAAVRGALTGVGA; encoded by the coding sequence ATGCATCCTGCCCCCCACGCCGACGCCCGTCGGCGCATCGTGGACGACCTGGTGGCGCGCGGCGCGGTGGCCGTGGTGCGCCTCCCCGACGCCGAGCGCGCGCTGGCGGTGGTGGACGCGCTGGCCGCCGGCGGCGTGACCGCCATCGAGCTGACGCTCACCACGCCCGGCGCGCTCGAGCTCATCGCGACGCTGCGGAAGGCCGGCGGCGACGCGCTGCTGGTGGGCGCGGGCTCGGTGCTCGACGCCGACACCGCGCGCCGCGCCGTCGAGGCGGGCGCGACGTACGTCGTGAGCCCCGTCTTCCGCGCCGAGGTCGTGGCGGAGTCGCACCGGCAGGGCGTGCCCGCGATGCCGGGCGCATACACGCCGACCGAGATCCTCACCGCGCACGAGGCGGGCGCCGACGTCGTGAAGGTCTTCCCGGCGGACACGCTCGGGCCGGCGTACCTGAAGGGCGTGATGGCGCCGATGCCGTTCCTGCGGCTGATGCCGACCGGCGGCGTGACGCCGGCGAACGTCGGCGACTGGCTGCGCGCGGGCGCGGTCGCGGCGGGGCTCGGCTCCGCGCTGGTGGACGCGAAGCTGGTGGCGGCGAACGACATGGCCGCGATCACCGCGCGCGCGCGGCAGACGAGCGAGAACGTCGCCGCCGTGCGCGGCGCACTAACGGGGGTGGGCGCATGA
- the pelA gene encoding pectate lyase, with amino-acid sequence MRHARVATLAIGVAAAACAAPRAGAQKPATGELLAPARIAALPDAQRRAWEAYVATSDSLRRLDREAMRRELASVGRDRMAPAPKHAGFRTQPSMTAAWLASDSGRALTRALLTWQTPSGGWSKRLDVRVPRAPGTAFGTEGDGWSYVPTIDNDATIEQLRYLGAALAAGEAAAGAPERAAFGRGVTYLLRAQLPTGCFPQVFPLQGGYHDAATFNDDATVNVLQLLKDVATAKLGGADDATRARAASAVARGTECIVSSQVVVDGVRTAWGQQHDPITLAPIMARSYELVGLSGKESANLLDFLMAQPDPIPPVQAAVHAAAAWFRKTALKDIRYDYQTGLRAEPGAGPVWARLAELGTNRPIFSNRDGVKLYDWNQLTDRRSGYAWYSYEPASALRRYERWARTHPADGAAPATPAPPAPRVTKQQSPAAR; translated from the coding sequence ATGAGGCACGCCCGCGTCGCGACGCTCGCCATCGGCGTGGCGGCGGCCGCGTGTGCCGCGCCGCGGGCGGGCGCGCAGAAGCCCGCGACGGGCGAGCTGCTCGCGCCCGCGCGCATCGCCGCGCTGCCGGACGCGCAGCGCCGCGCGTGGGAGGCGTACGTCGCGACGTCGGACTCGCTGCGCCGCCTGGACCGCGAGGCGATGCGCCGCGAGCTGGCGTCGGTGGGACGCGACCGCATGGCGCCGGCACCCAAGCACGCGGGCTTCCGCACGCAGCCGTCGATGACCGCGGCGTGGCTCGCGAGCGACTCGGGGCGCGCGCTCACGCGCGCGCTGCTCACGTGGCAGACGCCGAGCGGCGGCTGGAGCAAGCGGCTGGACGTGCGCGTGCCGCGCGCGCCGGGCACCGCGTTCGGCACCGAGGGCGACGGCTGGTCGTACGTGCCGACGATCGACAACGACGCGACCATCGAGCAGCTGCGCTACCTGGGCGCGGCGCTGGCCGCGGGCGAGGCGGCGGCCGGTGCGCCCGAGCGCGCGGCGTTCGGGCGCGGCGTGACGTACCTGCTGCGCGCGCAGCTCCCCACCGGCTGCTTCCCGCAGGTCTTCCCGCTGCAGGGCGGCTACCACGACGCGGCGACGTTCAACGACGACGCGACGGTGAACGTGCTGCAGCTGCTGAAGGACGTCGCGACCGCGAAGCTCGGTGGCGCCGACGACGCGACGCGCGCGCGGGCCGCATCGGCGGTCGCGCGCGGCACCGAGTGCATCGTGTCGAGCCAGGTGGTGGTGGACGGCGTGCGCACCGCGTGGGGGCAGCAGCACGATCCCATCACGCTCGCGCCCATCATGGCGCGCAGCTACGAGCTGGTGGGGCTGAGCGGCAAGGAGAGCGCGAACCTGCTCGATTTCCTGATGGCGCAGCCCGATCCGATCCCGCCCGTGCAGGCCGCCGTGCACGCGGCGGCGGCGTGGTTCCGGAAGACGGCGCTGAAGGACATCCGCTACGACTACCAGACCGGCCTGCGCGCGGAGCCGGGCGCCGGCCCGGTGTGGGCGCGGCTCGCGGAGCTGGGCACGAACCGCCCGATCTTCAGCAACCGCGACGGCGTGAAGCTGTACGACTGGAACCAGCTCACCGACCGGCGCTCGGGCTACGCGTGGTACAGCTACGAGCCCGCGAGCGCGCTGCGCCGCTACGAGCGCTGGGCGCGCACGCACCCGGCCGACGGCGCCGCGCCCGCGACGCCCGCGCCGCCCGCGCCGCGCGTCACCAAGCAGCAGTCGCCCGCCGCGCGCTGA
- a CDS encoding MFS transporter, whose translation MATQQPPADGLAPKLSPRTTSAPPAAPTPGGAAAAVGRYRWTICALLFLATTINYIDRQVLGILAPTLQTEIGWNEAEYGAIVSWFTFAYALGFLTIGRLMDRIGTRKGFSVAIVIWSAAAMAHALARSATGFSVARFALGLGESGNFPGAIKTVAEWFPKKERAFATGIFNAGSNVGAIITPLIVPWIALTWGWRWAFIVTGAFGFVWLALWLAIYRKPEEHPKLSAGELAYIRSDAVEPTTPIPWGTLLGYKQTWAFALGKLLTDPVWWFYLFWLPKFLDARFGIKLAGLAAPLIAIYLFADVGSVAGGWVSGAFLKRGWSANRARKTTMGIAAAAIVPTMLAPRVDSMWLAVAIVSVAAAAHQWWSANLFTLTTDLFPRRAVASIVGIGGCAGALGGFAFQRATGAYLQTHAGDYGPVFVVCGLAYVVGLFVIHVIVPRLEPAPIDGAVARG comes from the coding sequence ATGGCCACCCAGCAGCCGCCCGCCGACGGGCTGGCGCCGAAGCTCTCGCCGCGCACGACCAGCGCGCCTCCCGCCGCGCCCACGCCGGGCGGCGCGGCCGCCGCGGTCGGCCGCTACCGGTGGACGATCTGCGCGCTGCTCTTCCTGGCGACGACGATCAACTACATCGACCGCCAGGTGCTCGGCATCCTGGCGCCGACGCTGCAGACCGAGATCGGCTGGAACGAGGCGGAGTACGGCGCGATCGTGTCGTGGTTCACCTTCGCGTACGCGCTCGGCTTCCTGACGATCGGGCGGCTGATGGACCGCATCGGGACCCGGAAGGGCTTCTCGGTGGCGATCGTGATCTGGAGCGCGGCGGCGATGGCGCACGCGCTGGCGCGGTCGGCCACGGGCTTCAGCGTCGCGCGCTTCGCGCTCGGCCTCGGCGAGTCGGGCAACTTCCCCGGCGCCATCAAGACGGTGGCGGAGTGGTTCCCGAAGAAGGAGCGCGCGTTCGCGACGGGGATCTTCAACGCCGGCTCGAACGTCGGCGCGATCATCACGCCGCTCATCGTGCCGTGGATCGCGCTCACGTGGGGGTGGCGCTGGGCGTTCATCGTCACCGGCGCGTTCGGGTTCGTCTGGCTCGCGCTCTGGCTCGCGATCTACCGCAAGCCCGAGGAGCATCCCAAGCTGTCGGCCGGCGAGCTGGCGTACATCCGCAGCGACGCGGTGGAGCCCACGACGCCGATCCCGTGGGGCACGCTGCTGGGCTACAAGCAGACGTGGGCGTTCGCGCTCGGGAAGCTGCTCACCGATCCGGTGTGGTGGTTCTATCTGTTCTGGCTGCCCAAGTTCCTGGACGCGCGCTTCGGCATCAAGCTGGCCGGGCTGGCCGCGCCGCTGATCGCGATCTACCTGTTCGCCGACGTCGGCTCGGTGGCGGGCGGCTGGGTGTCGGGCGCGTTCCTGAAGCGCGGCTGGTCCGCGAACCGCGCGCGCAAGACGACGATGGGCATCGCCGCGGCGGCCATCGTGCCGACGATGCTGGCGCCGCGCGTCGACAGCATGTGGCTCGCCGTCGCGATCGTGTCGGTGGCCGCGGCCGCGCACCAGTGGTGGTCGGCGAACCTGTTCACGCTCACGACCGACCTCTTCCCGCGTCGCGCGGTGGCGTCGATCGTCGGCATCGGTGGCTGCGCGGGCGCGCTGGGCGGCTTCGCGTTCCAGCGCGCGACCGGCGCCTACCTGCAGACGCACGCGGGCGACTACGGCCCGGTGTTCGTGGTGTGCGGGCTGGCGTACGTCGTGGGCCTGTTCGTGATCCACGTGATCGTGCCGCGCCTGGAGCCGGCGCCGATCGACGGCGCGGTGGCGCGCGGATGA
- a CDS encoding glycoside hydrolase family 28 protein: protein MSASPHPSRRDFARQTLLGAGALLAAPSLLLGCRTAPRAGATASRATGWDLVPEILGRIVPPTFPQRDFDVRTYGAVGDGRTDCTQAFARAIEACRAAGGGRVTVPPGRWLTGPIRLRSRVNLHVMKDATVAFSQDPRAYLPTVLTRWEGMEMMGYSPLIYALDERDVAVTGEGVLDGQADTTHWWPWKGGKEDGWRDGMPTQKPARDRLMAMVEGGTPVAQRVFAEGSYLRPQFIQPYRCTNVLIEGVTIHNSPMWEIHPVLCTNVTVRGVRIETHGPNNDGCDPESCRDVLIEDCYFDTGDDCIAIKSGRNADGRRLAVPTENVVIRNCRMKDGHGGVTIGSEISGGVRNVFTEKCQMDSPNLDRALRFKNNAMRGGVLEHVYMRDVTVGTVADSVLSVDLYYEEGEKGPFRPVVRDVELLRVTSRKSKHGLYMRAYASSEISDVRVIDCRFDGVEKGNVTDGVRGLVLRNVQVNGQAVGA, encoded by the coding sequence ATGTCCGCGTCCCCTCATCCGTCCCGCCGCGACTTCGCGCGGCAGACGCTCCTCGGCGCCGGCGCGCTGCTCGCCGCGCCGTCGCTGCTGCTCGGCTGCCGCACGGCCCCACGTGCGGGCGCGACCGCCTCGCGTGCCACGGGCTGGGACCTCGTGCCGGAGATCCTCGGCCGCATCGTGCCGCCGACGTTCCCGCAGCGCGACTTCGACGTCCGCACGTACGGCGCGGTGGGCGACGGCCGGACGGACTGCACGCAGGCGTTCGCGCGCGCGATCGAAGCGTGCCGCGCGGCGGGCGGCGGGCGCGTGACGGTGCCGCCGGGCCGCTGGCTCACCGGACCGATCCGCCTGCGCAGCCGCGTGAACCTGCACGTGATGAAGGACGCGACGGTCGCGTTCAGCCAGGACCCCCGCGCGTACCTCCCCACCGTGCTGACGCGCTGGGAGGGGATGGAGATGATGGGCTACTCGCCGCTCATCTACGCGCTCGACGAGCGCGACGTCGCGGTGACCGGCGAGGGGGTGCTGGACGGCCAGGCCGACACCACGCACTGGTGGCCGTGGAAGGGCGGCAAGGAGGACGGCTGGCGCGACGGGATGCCGACGCAGAAGCCCGCGCGCGACCGGCTGATGGCGATGGTCGAGGGGGGGACGCCGGTGGCGCAGCGCGTCTTCGCCGAGGGCAGCTACCTGCGGCCGCAGTTCATCCAGCCGTACCGGTGCACGAACGTCCTGATCGAGGGCGTGACGATCCACAACTCGCCGATGTGGGAGATCCACCCGGTGCTGTGCACGAACGTCACCGTGCGCGGCGTGCGGATCGAGACGCACGGTCCCAACAACGACGGCTGCGACCCCGAGTCGTGCCGCGACGTGCTGATCGAGGACTGCTACTTCGACACCGGCGACGACTGCATCGCCATCAAGTCGGGGCGCAACGCCGACGGCCGCCGCCTGGCGGTGCCGACGGAGAACGTCGTCATCCGCAACTGCCGCATGAAGGACGGCCACGGCGGCGTGACGATCGGCAGCGAGATCTCGGGCGGCGTGCGCAACGTGTTCACCGAGAAGTGCCAGATGGACAGCCCGAACCTCGACCGCGCGCTGCGCTTCAAGAACAACGCGATGCGCGGTGGGGTGCTGGAGCACGTCTACATGCGCGACGTGACCGTGGGCACGGTCGCCGACTCGGTGCTGTCGGTGGACCTGTACTACGAGGAGGGGGAGAAGGGCCCCTTCCGCCCGGTCGTGCGGGACGTCGAGCTGCTGCGCGTCACCAGCCGGAAGAGCAAGCACGGGCTCTACATGCGCGCCTACGCGAGCTCCGAGATCTCGGACGTGCGCGTGATCGACTGCCGCTTCGATGGCGTGGAGAAGGGCAACGTCACCGACGGCGTGCGCGGGCTGGTGCTGCGCAACGTGCAGGTGAACGGCCAGGCCGTGGGCGCGTAG